In the Sarcophilus harrisii chromosome 1, mSarHar1.11, whole genome shotgun sequence genome, one interval contains:
- the SRP19 gene encoding signal recognition particle 19 kDa protein: MAYADRSPADKDRFICIYPAYLNNKKTIAEGRRIPIDKAVENPTATEIQDVCLAVGLNVHIEKNKMYSREWNRDLQYRGRVRVQLKQEDGSLCLVQFPSRKSVMLYAAEMIPKLKTRTQKTGGGDQSLQQGEGGKKGKGKKKK, from the exons ATGGCGTACGCCGACCGGTCCCCCGCGGATAAGGACAG GTTCATTTGCATTTATCCTGCATATTTAAATAACAAGAAGACCATTGCTGAGGGAAGACGGATCCCTATAGACAAA GCTGTTGAGAATCCTACAGCTACAGAGATCCAAGATGTATGCCTGGCAGTTGGACTTAATGTGCATATTGAG aaaaataaaatgtactccAGAGAATGGAATCGTGATTTACAATATAGGGGCAGAGTACGGGTTCAGTTAAAACAGGAAGATGGCAGTTTATGCCTTGTACAATTCCCATCAC GTAAGTCAGTAATGTTGTATGCAGCTGAAATGATACCCAAACTAAAAACAAGGACACAAAAAACAGGAGGTGGTGACCAAAGTCTTCAACAAGGAGAGggaggtaaaaaaggaaaagggaagaagaagaagtga